From Candidatus Eremiobacteraceae bacterium, a single genomic window includes:
- a CDS encoding DUF255 domain-containing protein: MAAKLHFSPRPNRAAEINWQQWGPDSFAHAQAEHKPVLLAISAVWCHWCHVMDETSYSDPAVIDLINDRYVPIRVDNDQRPDINARYNMGGWPTTVILTPEGEILRGGTYIPPEAMLPFLQQVSDLYAEPANRLEFARRIAEVRAKRTHTPTAPAGQLDAGAPAAIVAAASEAFDDEFGGFGTEPKFPQADVLQFLLDFYSRHPDGRVQTMVQMSLRAMAGGGMYDHVEGGFFRYSTTRDFGVPHFEKMLEDLGGLLLACARASALFGDAALGRVAVDTKRYLDATLWSADRRGYGGSQDADETYYQLDKDGRMNSTAPYVDGTIYTSWNAEAAHALICAGPLLSAQGEDAGAWIGRGVEILEMLWSSMLVDGLMTRYSDGTAHVRGLLGDQAWSAWAALAAFQATGEIRWLERALSLVRASDPLYDQSAGAYLDRLPDAAEPGRVSEPVAPMPENALMARVLIALSAFTGEEALAERARTVLERFTATYARMGVFGASYAGAVLDALEPPFDIKLVGEHGSAAMNALRDRLLAVAAPPLRLNAIDPRDRARASALDAGETDAPRAIVCRGAVCFASAKEAEEVLAAVRRADSPAS, from the coding sequence ATGGCCGCCAAACTCCATTTCTCCCCCCGCCCCAATCGCGCCGCCGAGATCAACTGGCAGCAATGGGGACCCGATTCGTTCGCTCACGCGCAGGCCGAACACAAACCTGTGTTGTTGGCGATCTCGGCCGTGTGGTGCCACTGGTGCCACGTGATGGACGAGACCTCGTATTCCGATCCTGCGGTGATCGACCTCATCAACGACCGGTATGTGCCTATCCGGGTCGACAACGACCAACGCCCCGATATCAATGCGCGCTATAACATGGGCGGCTGGCCCACCACGGTGATCCTCACGCCCGAAGGCGAGATTCTCCGCGGAGGCACGTACATACCGCCTGAGGCCATGCTGCCGTTCCTCCAGCAGGTCTCCGATCTCTATGCCGAGCCGGCCAACCGGCTCGAATTCGCGCGGCGCATCGCCGAGGTGCGCGCCAAGCGAACCCACACGCCTACAGCGCCAGCGGGCCAGCTGGACGCCGGCGCGCCGGCAGCGATCGTCGCCGCGGCGTCCGAGGCGTTCGATGACGAGTTCGGCGGCTTCGGCACCGAGCCGAAGTTCCCGCAGGCGGACGTGCTGCAATTCCTCTTGGACTTCTACAGCCGCCACCCGGACGGGCGCGTGCAGACGATGGTGCAGATGTCACTGCGGGCGATGGCGGGCGGCGGCATGTACGACCACGTCGAAGGCGGCTTCTTCCGCTATTCGACCACACGCGATTTTGGCGTTCCGCATTTCGAGAAGATGCTCGAAGACTTGGGCGGCCTGCTGCTCGCCTGCGCGCGCGCAAGCGCGCTCTTCGGCGACGCGGCGCTCGGGCGGGTCGCGGTCGACACCAAACGCTACTTGGACGCGACCCTGTGGAGCGCCGACCGGCGCGGCTATGGCGGCAGCCAGGATGCTGATGAGACGTATTATCAGCTCGATAAGGACGGTCGAATGAATTCGACCGCTCCATATGTCGATGGGACGATTTATACGTCGTGGAACGCCGAGGCCGCGCATGCGCTGATCTGCGCCGGCCCGCTGCTGTCGGCGCAGGGCGAGGATGCCGGCGCGTGGATCGGGCGCGGCGTCGAGATCCTCGAGATGCTGTGGTCGAGCATGCTCGTCGACGGTCTGATGACCCGCTATTCGGACGGCACGGCGCACGTGCGCGGCTTGCTCGGCGATCAGGCGTGGAGCGCATGGGCTGCGCTTGCGGCCTTCCAAGCCACCGGCGAGATCCGCTGGCTCGAACGCGCCCTGTCCCTGGTCCGCGCAAGCGACCCGCTCTACGACCAGTCTGCGGGGGCGTATCTCGACCGGCTGCCCGATGCCGCCGAGCCTGGCCGCGTGTCGGAGCCCGTCGCGCCGATGCCCGAAAACGCGCTCATGGCGCGGGTGCTGATAGCGCTGAGCGCCTTCACGGGCGAGGAAGCCTTGGCGGAGCGGGCGCGCACCGTGCTCGAGCGCTTCACCGCGACGTACGCTCGCATGGGAGTGTTCGGCGCGTCCTACGCGGGCGCGGTGCTCGACGCGTTAGAGCCGCCGTTCGACATCAAGCTGGTGGGCGAGCACGGCTCCGCCGCGATGAACGCGCTGCGGGACCGCTTGCTCGCCGTCGCAGCGCCGCCGCTGCGCCTCAACGCGATCGATCCGCGCGATCGGGCGCGCGCGAGCGCTCTCGATGCCGGCGAGACCGACGCGCCACGGGCAATCGTGTGTCGCGGTGCGGTATGCTTCGCGAGCGCGAAGGAGGCCGAGGAAGTTTTGGCCGCCGTGCGCCGAGCGGACTCGCCCGCGTCTTGA
- a CDS encoding 5-oxoprolinase subunit PxpA, with protein MTIDLNCDIGESYGAWRMGDDLALLDVVSSANVACGFHAGDPTTIDATVRAAAERQVAIGAHPSYPDLAGFGRRSMDLKPGDVESGVLYQIGALAAFAVAAGVPLHHVKPHGALYNDAFANKPLAEAIAQAVARFDKNLVLVGLPKSALLAAGRAAGLPTAAEGFCDRTYEPDGTLRSRTKDGALITDPAKAAKQALALAAGGQVQTLCIHSDTPGASAIAFAVRAALRDARFDIAPLHP; from the coding sequence GTGACCATCGATCTCAACTGCGATATCGGTGAATCCTACGGCGCGTGGCGCATGGGCGACGACCTCGCATTGCTCGACGTCGTATCCTCGGCCAACGTCGCGTGCGGATTCCATGCCGGCGATCCGACAACCATCGACGCCACCGTCCGCGCGGCTGCCGAACGCCAGGTGGCGATCGGCGCGCATCCGTCGTATCCGGATCTCGCCGGATTCGGGCGGCGCAGCATGGACCTCAAACCCGGCGACGTCGAGTCGGGCGTGCTCTATCAGATCGGCGCGCTCGCGGCCTTCGCCGTAGCGGCCGGCGTGCCGCTGCACCACGTCAAGCCCCACGGCGCTCTATATAATGATGCATTCGCCAACAAGCCGCTCGCCGAAGCGATCGCGCAAGCGGTCGCGCGCTTCGACAAGAACCTCGTGCTTGTCGGCCTGCCGAAGTCAGCCTTGCTCGCGGCCGGCCGCGCCGCCGGCCTGCCGACCGCGGCCGAGGGCTTTTGCGACCGCACCTACGAGCCCGACGGCACGCTGCGCTCGCGCACCAAAGACGGCGCGCTGATCACCGACCCCGCCAAGGCCGCCAAACAAGCCCTCGCCCTTGCCGCCGGCGGCCAGGTGCAGACGCTTTGCATCCATAGCGACACGCCGGGTGCGTCGGCAATCGCGTTCGCGGTGCGGGCGGCGTTGCGCGACGCCCGTTTCGATATCGCGCCGCTGCACCCATGA
- a CDS encoding DUF1232 domain-containing protein, whose product MALSLVSAARWALQFPKTALLASRLFLDTRVSPLLKVAAAIAAVVVISPVDLFGDFPIIGQLDDIALLMLLVTLFVKLCPANIVREHQSATGTDPAASSWRPPSDPGRIKNVTPRS is encoded by the coding sequence ATGGCTCTGTCTCTCGTCTCCGCGGCGCGCTGGGCGCTGCAATTCCCCAAAACGGCGCTGCTCGCGTCCCGCTTATTTCTCGACACGCGCGTTTCCCCGCTGCTCAAAGTGGCGGCGGCGATCGCGGCGGTCGTCGTGATCTCGCCCGTCGATTTGTTCGGCGATTTCCCCATCATCGGCCAGCTCGACGACATCGCGCTGCTCATGCTGCTGGTGACGCTGTTCGTCAAGCTGTGCCCGGCGAATATCGTTCGGGAACACCAATCGGCGACCGGCACCGACCCGGCGGCGAGCTCGTGGCGCCCGCCTTCGGATCCCGGCCGGATAAAGAACGTCACCCCGCGCTCTTGA
- the rbfA gene encoding 30S ribosome-binding factor RbfA, with product MSEPRSKRLERIEHEIVREVSELLHKELKDPRVGFVTITGAKISPDLSSARVYASPMGDKRATSQTMRGLASASGFLSVELGKRLGMRRTPTIHFERDDSIERGVKLTNIIDEVQRADEARAKHEE from the coding sequence GTGAGCGAGCCGAGAAGCAAGCGCCTTGAACGTATCGAGCACGAGATCGTGCGCGAGGTCAGTGAATTGTTGCACAAGGAGCTGAAAGATCCACGCGTCGGTTTTGTCACGATCACCGGTGCCAAGATCAGTCCGGATCTGAGCAGCGCGCGCGTCTACGCAAGCCCGATGGGCGACAAGCGCGCCACCAGCCAGACGATGCGCGGCCTTGCCTCCGCGTCGGGCTTCTTGAGCGTCGAGCTCGGCAAACGCTTGGGCATGCGGCGCACGCCGACGATCCATTTCGAACGCGACGATTCGATCGAACGCGGCGTCAAGCTGACCAACATCATCGATGAGGTACAACGAGCCGATGAAGCTCGAGCCAAACACGAAGAGTGA
- the infB gene encoding translation initiation factor IF-2, with product MAGVRVHELAKELNLSSQETIALLGKVGIAASTHMSLIDEHRARIVKGVLTGNLAEEAKRVKTAPKKAAPAATGNGAAAAQAAEPAPSAQAAAPSAPQVEAPAKPVTPVIAEEPIARLRVVPAPQKAPRPAPRPPAPPKVVPAASADPTAPIPTTRPAIAASTAAPPRPPQPLRPGGPIRPGAPGMGRGPMGPRPGFINRPGTGGRPAGPPGRGAVAPGPMPSAPPSGGRKKSREELERDRKEREREALLKKQQPRSRAAQVGTAVTEPEVLKDLAIPDLITVQQLAAAMETPAGQVIAQLIRMGTMATINQHITPDVAGQVARRFGFNTIVKEVGEEAAPEIVVEADPPGSLTTRPPVVTVLGHVDHGKTSLLDAIRSTKVAAGEAGGITQRIGAYTVETGDRKVTFIDTPGHEAFTEMRARGAKVTDVAILVVAADDGVMPQTIEAMNHAKAAGVPIVVAINKMDRPDANPDRVKQQLSELGLAPEEYGGQTQFIPVSAKQKTGIDELLEMVLLNADLLDLKANKSRRAQGVIIEARLDRTRGPVATVLVKNGTLRVGDIVVVGSTWGRVRALFDDKLEPIKRAGPAIAAEIMGLSDVPAAGDVMEVVSDERDARELAAKRSQRKREQRMATAKRTVTLDGFLAQAKEGGIKELNLIIKADAQGSVEALKSQLDGLANDEVRTRVIHTGVGGINESDVMLASASNAIIIGFNIRPDATISRKAEQEGVDIRLYEVIYNAIDDVKAAIAGMLKPQTREVVLGQVEVRKLFKVSKVGTIAGAYVKSGKITRDSGVRVLRDSVVVYEGKLASLKRFKDDVREVSEGYELGLSIENFNDIKEGDVIEAFTTEQVAAATA from the coding sequence ATGGCTGGAGTCCGAGTACACGAGCTCGCTAAAGAGCTGAATCTTTCAAGTCAGGAGACGATCGCGCTTCTGGGCAAGGTCGGCATTGCCGCCTCGACTCACATGAGCCTGATCGACGAGCACCGCGCGCGCATCGTCAAAGGCGTGCTCACGGGCAACCTCGCCGAAGAGGCTAAGCGCGTCAAGACTGCGCCCAAGAAAGCCGCGCCTGCCGCCACCGGCAACGGCGCCGCTGCTGCACAGGCGGCCGAGCCCGCCCCCTCAGCGCAGGCCGCAGCCCCGAGCGCGCCGCAGGTCGAAGCTCCGGCAAAGCCGGTCACCCCGGTCATCGCTGAAGAGCCGATCGCGCGTCTTCGCGTGGTGCCCGCGCCTCAGAAGGCGCCGCGACCCGCGCCGCGCCCGCCCGCGCCGCCCAAAGTCGTGCCCGCCGCATCTGCCGATCCGACCGCACCGATTCCTACGACGCGTCCGGCCATCGCGGCCAGCACGGCAGCGCCGCCCCGCCCGCCGCAACCACTGCGCCCTGGCGGACCGATCCGTCCAGGCGCACCCGGCATGGGCCGCGGCCCCATGGGTCCGCGCCCCGGATTCATCAATAGACCCGGCACGGGGGGCCGGCCCGCCGGCCCGCCAGGCCGCGGCGCGGTCGCACCCGGCCCGATGCCCAGCGCGCCGCCGAGCGGCGGGCGCAAGAAATCGCGCGAGGAGCTCGAGCGCGATCGCAAGGAGCGCGAGCGCGAAGCGCTGCTCAAAAAACAACAGCCGCGTTCGCGCGCTGCACAGGTCGGCACAGCAGTCACCGAACCGGAAGTCCTCAAGGATCTTGCGATTCCCGATCTCATCACGGTCCAGCAGCTCGCTGCGGCGATGGAGACGCCTGCCGGCCAGGTCATCGCGCAGCTCATCCGCATGGGCACGATGGCGACCATCAATCAGCACATCACGCCCGACGTCGCCGGACAAGTCGCGCGCCGCTTCGGTTTCAATACGATCGTCAAAGAGGTCGGTGAAGAAGCCGCCCCCGAGATCGTCGTCGAGGCCGATCCGCCGGGCTCGCTCACCACGCGGCCGCCGGTCGTCACCGTGCTCGGCCACGTCGACCACGGCAAGACGTCGCTGCTCGACGCCATCCGCTCCACCAAAGTTGCGGCGGGCGAAGCGGGCGGCATCACGCAGCGCATCGGCGCGTACACCGTCGAGACCGGCGACCGCAAGGTCACCTTCATCGACACGCCCGGCCACGAAGCGTTCACCGAGATGCGCGCGCGCGGCGCCAAGGTCACCGACGTCGCGATTCTTGTGGTCGCGGCCGACGACGGCGTCATGCCGCAGACCATCGAAGCGATGAACCACGCCAAAGCGGCCGGCGTGCCGATCGTCGTCGCCATCAATAAGATGGATAGGCCCGACGCCAATCCCGATCGCGTGAAGCAGCAGCTCTCGGAGCTGGGGCTTGCGCCGGAAGAATATGGCGGCCAGACGCAGTTCATCCCCGTCTCGGCCAAGCAGAAGACCGGCATCGACGAGCTGCTCGAGATGGTGCTGCTCAACGCCGACCTGCTCGACCTCAAGGCCAACAAGAGCCGTCGCGCGCAAGGCGTGATCATCGAGGCGCGCCTCGATCGCACACGCGGTCCGGTCGCCACGGTGCTCGTCAAGAACGGCACGCTGCGCGTCGGCGACATCGTCGTCGTCGGCTCTACGTGGGGCCGCGTGCGCGCGCTCTTCGACGACAAGCTCGAGCCGATCAAGCGCGCAGGTCCGGCGATCGCCGCCGAGATCATGGGTCTGTCCGACGTTCCCGCGGCTGGCGACGTCATGGAAGTCGTCTCCGACGAACGCGACGCGCGCGAGCTCGCCGCCAAGCGCTCGCAGCGCAAGCGCGAACAGCGCATGGCCACCGCCAAGCGCACGGTCACGCTCGACGGCTTCTTGGCGCAGGCCAAAGAAGGCGGCATCAAAGAGCTCAACCTCATCATCAAGGCCGACGCGCAAGGCTCGGTCGAGGCGCTCAAATCGCAGCTCGACGGCTTGGCCAACGACGAAGTGCGCACGCGCGTCATCCACACCGGTGTCGGCGGCATCAACGAGTCCGACGTCATGCTCGCGAGCGCGTCGAACGCGATCATCATCGGCTTCAACATCCGGCCGGACGCGACGATCTCGCGCAAGGCCGAACAAGAAGGCGTGGACATCCGCCTGTACGAGGTCATCTACAACGCGATCGACGACGTCAAGGCCGCCATCGCGGGCATGCTCAAACCGCAGACGCGCGAGGTCGTGCTCGGCCAGGTAGAAGTGCGCAAGCTCTTCAAGGTGTCCAAGGTCGGCACGATCGCGGGCGCCTACGTCAAGTCGGGCAAGATCACGCGCGACTCGGGCGTGCGCGTGCTGCGCGACAGCGTCGTGGTCTACGAGGGCAAGCTCGCCTCGCTCAAGCGCTTCAAGGACGACGTCCGCGAGGTCAGCGAGGGTTACGAGCTCGGCTTGTCGATCGAGAACTTCAACGACATCAAAGAAGGCGACGTCATCGAGGCGTTCACGACCGAGCAGGTTGCGGCCGCAACGGCGTAA
- a CDS encoding isoprenylcysteine carboxylmethyltransferase family protein, with the protein MSSSIARQDNAGVRFPPPFIYLLGLLLAWPLERFVPLHLPLGLVRWPLAALLLLGWLALWFMALPMFRKAHTPISPVQPTTALMTTGIYGRTRNPLYLGLALFYLMITVVAQSGWMLVLFVPVMLIIRFAVIAAEERYLDRRFGQEYLDYKKRVPRWL; encoded by the coding sequence ATGAGCAGCTCGATCGCACGACAAGACAACGCCGGCGTCCGCTTCCCGCCGCCGTTCATATACCTTCTAGGCCTGCTGCTCGCATGGCCGCTCGAACGATTCGTGCCGCTGCACCTTCCGCTCGGGCTCGTGCGCTGGCCGCTCGCGGCGCTGTTGCTCCTCGGATGGCTCGCGCTGTGGTTCATGGCGCTGCCGATGTTCAGGAAAGCGCACACGCCGATCAGCCCGGTTCAGCCCACCACGGCGCTGATGACCACAGGGATCTACGGCCGCACCAGAAACCCGCTGTACCTCGGTCTTGCGCTGTTCTATCTCATGATCACCGTCGTCGCCCAATCGGGCTGGATGCTCGTGTTGTTCGTCCCGGTCATGCTCATCATCCGGTTTGCGGTGATCGCGGCGGAAGAGCGTTACCTCGATCGCCGTTTTGGGCAAGAATATCTCGATTACAAAAAACGCGTGCCTCGCTGGCTTTGA
- the pxpB gene encoding 5-oxoprolinase subunit PxpB — protein sequence MRIEPAGDSAVIAILGDVIDLATVRRVWSVAALARERFGDAALDVVGAYASVLVRFDPARLDLAIALACLRGCAQEGEERIVLTPRRIRVGVCFGEDHGVDLQDTAAEVGTSAKEYVRTLCAAQFHVAFLGFIAGFPYLLGLPPELGAPRRPAPRDRVPAGSVAVAGTQCGIYPTASPGGWRLIGTTSAAIFDPAHEPPALFAPGDEVRFAAVSRVGDAVAEVAW from the coding sequence GTGAGGATCGAACCCGCCGGCGACTCCGCGGTGATCGCCATCCTCGGCGACGTCATCGACCTCGCCACGGTGCGCCGGGTCTGGTCGGTCGCGGCGCTGGCGCGCGAACGCTTCGGCGACGCCGCGCTCGACGTGGTCGGCGCGTACGCCTCGGTGCTCGTGCGTTTCGATCCGGCGCGGCTCGACCTCGCCATCGCGCTGGCGTGCCTGCGCGGCTGCGCGCAAGAAGGCGAAGAGCGCATCGTGCTCACGCCCAGACGCATCCGCGTGGGAGTGTGCTTCGGCGAGGACCACGGCGTGGATCTGCAAGACACAGCCGCCGAGGTCGGCACGAGCGCGAAAGAATACGTCAGGACGCTGTGCGCCGCGCAGTTCCACGTCGCGTTTCTCGGCTTCATCGCCGGCTTTCCGTATCTGCTCGGCTTGCCGCCCGAGCTCGGCGCGCCGCGACGGCCGGCGCCGCGCGACCGTGTGCCCGCGGGCAGCGTCGCAGTGGCCGGCACGCAGTGCGGCATCTACCCCACGGCATCGCCGGGCGGCTGGCGGCTCATCGGCACCACCAGCGCGGCGATCTTCGATCCGGCGCACGAGCCGCCCGCGTTGTTCGCGCCGGGCGACGAGGTGAGATTCGCCGCAGTCTCGCGCGTCGGTGACGCGGTCGCAGAGGTGGCGTGGTGA
- the nusA gene encoding transcription termination factor NusA translates to MAPRKTVKKAATSGNGIAVAAPAQPNQELIDALHELERDRGLSFAVLIDALEAALVSAYKRNFAREAEAHGNPVVIVDREDGSYRVFARRAVVDEVVDPLIEISAADAGEKYKVGDNFDIEVTPKEFGRIAAQTAKQVIVQRIREAERDLVFDEYNDKIDHMISGTVLRYEQRNMFIDLGKAEAILPLSEQVPHESFRIGSRVRVYVMEARKTNKGPQIVVSRTHPDVVRRLFETEIPEVAQGLVEIKDIAREPGSRSKVSVWTDEEDIDAVGACLGPRSSRINNISDELHGEKIDVIQWAADTATYIANALQPAKVIQVHLSERQHLAEVVVPDHQLSLAIGKEGQNVRLAARLTGWRIDIHNEEQWTKVMSQRVEEEKELEEVAAMAEAAAQESGVDLTPELLAQDEDLIRRLQELQRGDEEPAEAEQAADATEDAADDAEKTGAAE, encoded by the coding sequence ATGGCACCACGCAAGACCGTGAAAAAGGCGGCCACCTCGGGCAACGGCATAGCCGTCGCCGCGCCCGCCCAACCGAACCAAGAACTGATCGACGCGCTCCACGAGCTCGAGCGCGACCGCGGGCTGTCCTTTGCCGTGCTCATTGACGCGCTCGAAGCGGCCCTCGTCTCGGCGTACAAGCGCAACTTCGCGCGCGAGGCAGAGGCGCACGGCAATCCGGTCGTCATCGTCGACCGCGAGGACGGCTCGTACCGCGTGTTCGCGCGGCGCGCCGTCGTCGACGAAGTCGTCGATCCGCTCATCGAGATCAGCGCGGCCGACGCCGGCGAGAAGTATAAGGTCGGCGACAACTTCGACATCGAAGTGACGCCCAAAGAGTTCGGACGCATCGCGGCGCAGACCGCCAAGCAGGTCATCGTGCAGCGCATCCGCGAGGCGGAGCGCGATCTGGTCTTCGACGAGTACAACGACAAGATCGATCACATGATCAGCGGCACCGTGCTGCGCTACGAGCAGCGCAACATGTTCATCGATCTCGGCAAGGCCGAGGCGATCCTGCCGCTCTCCGAGCAAGTGCCGCACGAGTCGTTCCGCATCGGCTCGCGCGTGCGCGTCTACGTGATGGAAGCGCGCAAGACCAACAAGGGACCGCAGATCGTCGTGTCGCGCACCCACCCCGACGTCGTGCGCCGGCTGTTCGAGACTGAGATCCCGGAAGTCGCACAGGGACTGGTCGAGATCAAGGACATCGCGCGCGAGCCTGGCTCGCGTTCGAAGGTGTCGGTCTGGACCGACGAAGAGGACATCGACGCGGTCGGCGCTTGCCTTGGGCCGCGCAGCTCGCGCATCAACAACATCAGCGACGAGCTCCACGGCGAGAAGATCGACGTCATCCAATGGGCCGCCGACACCGCCACGTACATCGCCAACGCGCTGCAGCCGGCCAAAGTCATCCAGGTCCACCTGAGCGAACGCCAGCATCTGGCCGAAGTGGTCGTGCCCGACCACCAGCTCTCGCTGGCGATCGGCAAGGAAGGCCAGAACGTGCGGCTTGCCGCGCGGCTCACCGGTTGGCGCATCGACATCCACAATGAAGAGCAGTGGACCAAGGTGATGTCGCAGCGCGTCGAAGAGGAGAAAGAGCTCGAAGAGGTCGCGGCGATGGCCGAAGCGGCCGCGCAAGAGTCTGGCGTCGACTTGACGCCCGAGCTGCTCGCCCAAGACGAGGATCTGATCCGGCGCCTGCAAGAGCTGCAACGCGGTGACGAAGAGCCCGCGGAAGCCGAACAGGCCGCTGACGCAACGGAGGACGCCGCCGACGACGCCGAAAAGACTGGCGCGGCCGAATGA
- a CDS encoding biotin-dependent carboxyltransferase family protein codes for MTSQRALRVLAPGALSTVQDLGRRDVARFGVSPSGAADWYSASAANLLVGNPTGAALIETTLTGAEFELQCDAAIAVTGAVASLLIDGVPAARWQAQEVRDGAKIEIGAAERGARSYLAVDGGIEVPLVLGSASTDLGAGFGGYRGRALRTGDILSVVARSLDPPSAASTPLCYAPETIPDWDPSTIVRVLPGPHRASLSDAAWHELFARSYGVSSRSTRQGLQLEGEALALDRPTDVISAGAYAGCVQITSAGLPVMLLAEHQTTGGYATAACTIAADVPRAGQLRPGDRVRFTLVSRIDAVHALAALHRNLASASPDPPAQLGAGFYEGL; via the coding sequence GTGACTTCGCAGCGCGCGCTGCGCGTGCTTGCGCCCGGGGCGCTCTCGACGGTGCAAGATCTGGGTCGCCGCGACGTGGCGCGCTTCGGCGTGTCGCCGTCAGGCGCCGCTGATTGGTACAGCGCGAGCGCCGCGAACCTGCTGGTCGGCAATCCGACGGGCGCCGCGCTCATCGAAACCACGCTGACGGGCGCGGAGTTCGAGCTGCAATGCGACGCCGCGATCGCGGTGACCGGCGCGGTCGCCTCTCTGCTGATCGACGGCGTGCCGGCGGCGCGCTGGCAGGCGCAGGAAGTGCGCGACGGCGCGAAGATCGAGATCGGCGCAGCAGAACGCGGCGCGCGTTCGTACCTGGCTGTCGATGGCGGCATCGAGGTGCCGCTTGTCTTAGGGAGCGCTTCGACGGATCTGGGCGCGGGCTTCGGGGGCTATCGCGGCCGGGCGCTGCGCACCGGCGACATCCTTAGCGTAGTAGCTCGTTCCCTGGACCCGCCCAGCGCGGCTTCGACCCCGCTGTGCTATGCGCCCGAGACGATCCCAGACTGGGATCCCTCGACGATCGTGCGCGTCTTGCCTGGGCCGCACCGAGCATCGCTCTCCGACGCCGCGTGGCACGAGCTGTTCGCGCGCTCGTACGGCGTCTCGAGCCGGTCCACACGCCAAGGCCTGCAGCTCGAGGGCGAGGCGCTTGCGCTCGACCGCCCGACCGACGTGATCTCGGCGGGTGCGTATGCCGGGTGCGTGCAAATCACCAGCGCCGGACTGCCGGTCATGCTGCTCGCAGAACACCAGACGACGGGCGGCTACGCGACGGCTGCGTGCACGATCGCAGCAGACGTTCCGCGCGCCGGACAGCTGCGGCCCGGCGACCGCGTGCGGTTCACCTTGGTGTCGCGCATCGATGCGGTGCACGCGCTCGCAGCGCTGCATCGCAACCTCGCATCGGCGTCGCCGGATCCGCCGGCGCAGCTCGGCGCCGGTTTCTACGAAGGGTTGTAG